The DNA segment tccctttccttctctcctAAACGCGGAGAGAGGAATTTTCGTCTTTCCATTTTCGACCTGCCATTCTTGGAAGGGGGCCGGCGGTGATTGAATGAATTTAAATTACATTAGTATAAAACTAATCAATTTACCAGCTAATTCGATGTCTTACGGCTGACGCTGTAGATTCCACGGTAGGACGCATGACTATAGGGCAAAACCATTGTTATGGCAACTGtcgatgaaaaaaaaggaagacactAAAACCATTCGTAAAATGATATATCTGTAATAAATTTATTTCTCTTTGTGCTTACAAGTCGCATCTACCGCGGTCGTCGAGTTTGCCGATCTAGGGGCTCCCTGATACATGATCTACAGTTGTGGCGCATCCTGGGGTACTTCTATTTGTGACTAGTTTATTTCACGTGGGAGAGGGGAAGGTTGGCAGTCTAGATGTCAAGGTCGTCTAGTACGCGCCGACGCCGCCATACTGGGTGCCGAATCCTTGCTTTCCGTACGATCCCTGAGCTCCGGACGCCCCCTGGTTGTAGCCACCGCTGCCCTGGCCGAAACCGGTGCCGTAGCGGTTGCTGGAGGACTGCGAGaagccagtgctgctgcggtGGCCACCCTGGTTGCTGTAGCCCTGAACGTTCTTGTAGGCGTTGCCGGTGTCGAAAGCTCCACTTCCCTGCTGGTGACCTGCGGCGCCGCTGCTGAAGCCACCTTGTGCACCACCGGCCTGCTGGTTGTAGCCGGCACCGAAACCACCACCGTAGCCAGCACCCACGGGGTATCCGGCCCCAGCGCCATAGCCGACACCAGCGCCGAGGCCACCGGCACCGAGTCCAGCGCCTCCCAGGAGGACGTCTCCGGCGAAGCAGGCGCTCACGCCCAAAAGAACGAGGACCTGCAAATTGTAAAGAAAGTCGTCAAAATTGGCGGGTGAAAAGAGGGCACAGCAGCAGTCTGACTGCGCTCATAGCGTAACGCCACGGCGCCGAGAATGCTAAAACAAAgtgcggaagcatctattctatCACAGCTGTCCTTTCTCGTCGGTCGCTTAAAGGCCGCTTGTTATCATGCGTTGTTCAAAGTCGAACATTTGTAAATACAGGCATGCTTCAACGCCACCTACTGGTTGCTTTATCTATATTATCTCTTTTGTTTGAATGAAAGGGCACGAGAATATTCATCACAGTTATTGTGATGTGTATATGGTTATAAGTACATATACCACGTCCCAAGCCGAGGAAAGCACGAAAAAACATTTGACCTCGGTCAATCTCACAACTATTTCGAGTGAGCAAGGGGGATCGTACCAATGCTCTCTGCATTATGCTATTTTATTCATTGTGACCGCAATACACATTTACATAGAAAGACTCTAAATGAAGGCTTTAAAGTATCTTACAGACTGCTATTGAAGAAGACTTAACAAACATTTGCACTCCTTATAACTAGACAACAAACTATTTTTAGATAAGGAATCTCAAAAGGCGTTCGAGCTTTCCGCAGACATAGCAGTGAGCGCCTAACTGTAAAGGGGCGACTTTTTCCTTTTATTGTTAGATTACACAGTCTACTTTCGTGCATACGTAATGGATCATGAAAATGGTTTGACAGCTACGCCGAAAAAGAAATCGCGATGGCAAATTTCAAACAATAGTACGACTTTAGGGATTCTTGCCCTTTTAAGGGCTGCCTAATGGGGCGTAAAGCTCGTTTGGAGCAACGAATGGAATTCAAGTTTGTAATGTGTCTAGGCACGTTTAAAAGAGCACGATGAGTGAAGCCGATCAATAAAATTTATTGCGGGCATTAGTGACAAGGTATACATGCTTCTGCGTTAAACTGCTTCATAAAAAAGCAAGCAATTTGCGCGTATATAGATGCTTAAATGTAAGTGAGAAAGATAAACTACTCTCAGCAAGTTAATTTAGAATCTCGAAGTCGTAACCCTCGTTGGAAATTTCTGTAATTCTCGTATGCGCTCCGTTTTTTAAGCAATACACTCTACTCAGTATGGTTGTGAACCTTCCTGCCCACCTTCAGGCTCCTTCTCATGCTCAC comes from the Amblyomma americanum isolate KBUSLIRL-KWMA chromosome 1, ASM5285725v1, whole genome shotgun sequence genome and includes:
- the LOC144115432 gene encoding uncharacterized protein LOC144115432, whose product is MPSGVITLPPSVCRLGLEANPPSTKMLTLVLVLLGVSACFAGDVLLGGAGLGAGGLGAGVGYGAGAGYPVGAGYGGGFGAGYNQQAGGAQGGFSSGAAGHQQGSGAFDTGNAYKNVQGYSNQGGHRSSTGFSQSSSNRYGTGFGQGSGGYNQGASGAQGSYGKQGFGTQYGGVGAY